CCGCCCACGACCCCACAAGCCTGCCACCCGGCGCCGGCCGCCGCGACGCGACCCGCGTCGCGGCGGCCGGCACGACACGGGCTTCGGACACCCGTTCGACACGCCGACTACTGGCTGACAGTCCAAGATTGCCGACAGTAAGATCCTGCTGCTCGACCACTCGCGGGAGGTGCCATGGCCGGGGTCGCCCACCCTCGTCCCCCGTCCGACCCGGCTGATCCGGTCGATCCGTCCGACCCGGCTGATCCGGGCGAGCCGGTCGGCGGGTCGGCGCTGCCGGAACTCGTCGATCCGCACTGGATGCACCGGGCCACCGAGCTGGCCCACACCGGCTTCTGGTCGGTGGCGCGGCGGTTGCCCGCGCTGGTGCGCGAGGCGACCAGCCTGGCCTGGTCGACCAGCCGGCGGGACACGGCGGCGTCGCTCGGCCTCAACATCGCCGCCGGGGTGCTCACCACGCTCGGCCTGCTCGCCACCACCGGCGTACTCCAGCAGCTCTTCGCGGCCGGACCGACCCCGGCGCGGATCCGGGCGGCGCTGCCCGCCCTGGCGGTGGCCGCGGCGGCCGTGACCGGGCGCGGCGCGCTCACCGTCGCGGCCGGGTGGGCGCAGGCCCGACTCATCCCGCAGATCAACTTCGCGGTGGAGCGGCGGCTGTTCGAGACCACCTCCGAGGTCGAGCTGGCGGCCTTCGACGACGCCGGCTTCGCCGAGGAGATGGACCGCGCCCGCGACCGCGGGCTGGTCGAGGCCGGGGCCCTGGTCAACGACACGGTCAACCTGGTCACCGGCGTGGTGGGCGTGGTCGCCACCGCCACCGCGGTGACCATCATCCACCCGTTGCTGCTGCCCTGCCTGCTGGTCGCCGCCGCGCCGGAGGCGGTGACGGCGGTGCGGATGGCCCGCCGCCAGCACGTCGACTGGCTGGCCCGGATCACCCGACGCCGCCGCAAGTGGATGCTCGGCGACCTGATGGCCAACCGGCACACCGCGGCCGAGATCCGCGCCTACCAGATGCGCGACTTCCTGCTCTCGGAATACCGCCTGATGACGCGCCTGGAGACGCGGGCCGAGCTGCGCCTGGCCCGCGCGCAGACGATCACCCGGGGGATCGGGCTGTCCGTCACCGGGATCGCCACGTTCGGGCTCTACCTGGTGCTCGGCGCGCTGCTGACCGGCGGCGTGGTCGCCCTCGCCGCCGCGGCCACCGCGCTGCTCGCCCTACAGTCCGCGCGCGGCAACCTGCGCACCGCGATCTTCGCCACCAACTCGCTCTACGAGGACGCCCTCTACTACCAGGACTACCGCGACTTCCTCGACCGGGCCGGGCGGCGGATCCCGTCCGGCGGCGACCGGCCGGTCGACGGGTTCGACCGGATGGACCTCGACCGGGTCAGCCTGCGCTACCCGGACACCGACGGCGCCGCCGTCGACGAGGTCAGCCTCAGCTTCCGGCGCGGCGAGGTGGTCGCGCTCGTGGGCGAGAACGGCTCCGGCAAGACCACGCTCGCGAAGCTGATCGCCGGCCTCTACCGGCCCACCGGCGGCACGATCCGGTGGGACGGGGTGGACGCCGCCGAGCTGGACCCGCGCCAGATCGCCGCCCAGGTCGCGGTGATGAGCCAGGACTGGTGGAAGTTCCCGTTCACCGCCCGGCAGAACATCCGCGTCGGCCGCCACGACCGGGCCGGCCGGCCCGGCCCCAGCGTGGAGGCCGCCGCCCGGGACGCCGCCGCGCACGACATGATCAGCGAGCTGCCGTTCGGGTACGACACGTTGCTGGACCGGCAGTTCAAGGACGGCCAGGACCTGTCCGGCGGGCAGTGGCAGCGGCTGGTGGCCGCCCGCGGCCTCTACCGCGACGCCCGGCTGCTGATCTGCGACGAGCCCTCCGCGGCACTTGACGCGCGCGCCGAGCACGCCCTCTTCCAGCACCTGCGCCGGCACCCGGACCGCGCCGTCGTGCTGATCACCCACCGGCTGGCCAACGTGCGGCACGCCGACCGGATCTTCGTGCTCGACCACGGCCGGCTGGTGCAGTCCGGGGACCACGACACGCTGATGACCCAGGACGGTCCCTACCGGGAGCTGTTCGAGTTGCAGGCGGCCGGCTACCTGGCCGGCGCCGGAGAGCCGGCCGCCGACCGTTGACCTCCAGCGCACTCGAACCCCTACCGTGACCGGACCGGCCGCCGCCCGGTCAGCGCGGCGTCACCCCTGGAGTTCCCATGCGCTACCGCGTCCTCGGCGGCACCGGCATCGAGGTCAGCGTCCACTGTCTCGGCACCATGATGTTCGGCGCGGTCGGCAACCCCGACCACGACGACTGCGTGCGGATCACGCACGCGGCGCTTGATCGCGGCGTCAACATGGTGGACACCGCCGACATGTACTCGGCGGGGGAGTCCGAGGTGATCGTCGGCAAGGCGCTGCGCGGCCGGCGTGACGACGTGGTGCTCGCCACCAAGGTGCACTTCCCGATGGGCGAGGGCCCCAACCGGGGCGGCAACTCGCGGCGCTGGATCGTCCACGAGGTCGAGCAGAGCCTGCGCCGGCTGGGCACCGACTGGATCGACCTCTACCAGGTCCACCGGCCCGACCACACCACCGACGTCGAGGAGACGCTCGGCGTGCTCACCGACCTGGTTCGCGCCGGCAAGATCCGCGCCTTCGGCTGCTCGACCTATCCGGCCGACGAGATCGTGGAGGCGCAGCACGTCGCCGAGCGGCGGGCGCTCGGCCGGTTCCGCACCGAGCAGCCGCCGTACTCCATCCTGGCGCGCGGGATCGAGACGTCGGTGCTGCCGGTCTGCCACCGTTACCGGATGGGCGTGCTGGTCTGGAGCCCGCTGGCCTCCGGCTTCCTGTCCGGGCGCTACCGGCGCGACCGGCCGGTCGACCTCACCACCGGTCGACCGGCGCTCACCCCGGCCCGGTTCGACCCCGCGCTGCCGGGCAACGCCGCCAAGTACGCCGCCGTCGAGCAACTGGCGGCGCTCGCCGACGAGGTCGGCTGCACGCTGCCGGAACTGGCCGTGGCGTTCACCGCGGCGCACCCGGCGGTCACCTCCACCATCATCGGACCCCGCACCATGGACCAGCTCGACGCGCTGCTCGCCGGCGCGACGCTGACGCTCGACGACGCGGTGCTCGACCGGATCGACGAGATCGTGCCGCCCGGCACGAACCTCTACCAGCCCGACGGAGCGTGGGCCCCGCCGTCGCTCACCGATCCCGCCCTGCGCCGCCGTCCGCGGTCCGAACGCGCCGCCGCCTGACGGCGCTCGCGTGCGGGAAAACGGGCAACCGGCCGCACGGTGGCCTGCTCTCCGGCCGGGTCTCGTGCGAGGAAGCGCGGGCGGTGATCGTTTGGCCATGATCAACACCAGTTCGGTGAAGTGGGGGCATCGCCGGTGGTCGGATACCGCCACATCACCGAACTGGCGTCCGGCCTACCGACGTCTCCCGAGCACCGCGGGCATCAAGACGGCCAAACGGGTGCAAGCTGGGTCTGTTTACCGGTCAGATCTACGCCAATCCTGTTGGGCGGAACGAGGATCGTGGAGTGTGAGAGCGCGCCGAGCTGTCCGGGCACCGCGGAACCAACCGCCGCCGGTGCCGCCCGTTGCACTCGCCGCCTGTCGTGGAACCCGGTCGACGCCGGCCGGCTGAGCGCCCAGACTGTCCGGATGGAACACCGTGACCTGGTGCGGGTGAGCAAGCGGATGTCGCTGGCGCTGCGCCACCGCCCCGACCGGTTCGGGCTGACGCTCGACCGGGCCGGCTGGGCGCCGGTCGCCGACCTGCTCGCCGCGCTGCGGATCAGCCGCACCGACCTGGACGCCGTGGTCGCCGGCAACGACAAGCAGCGGTTCGCCGTCGAGCCCGGCCCGGACGGGATCGACCGGGTCCGCGCCAACCAGGGGCATTCCGTTCCGGTCGACCTCGGTCTGACCCCGGCCGTGCCGCCGAGCCGGCTCTTCCACGGCACCGGAGAGGCTGTGCTGACCGCCATCCGGGCACAGGGGCTGCGCCGGGGCCGTCGACACCACGTACACCTGTCGCCGGATGTGGCGACGGCCCGGCGGGTCGGCGCGCGGCGCGCGGGCGCGGTGGTGGTGTTGTCGGTCGACGCCGCCGCGATGGCCGAGCACGGCCACCTGTTCTACCGGTCCGCGAACGGGGTGTGGCTGACCGACACCGTCCCGCCGGCCTACCTGGCGGTCAGCACATCGTGATGGGGTGGGCTGCCTCGCCCCCGGTGCTTCCCGGTGCGGCCGGAGGACACCGGCGTGGCGAGTGTTTTGAGCGGCGCCGGGTTCGAGGGCATCCCGGCCGGGGCCGGCGTGGGTCGGGTCAGGCCGGGCGCTGGCCGGCCAGGAAGTCGGCGAGCACCCGGGTGTGTGTGGAGAACGCCAGCTCGACCGGCTCGGTGAGCACCACCCACTCGGTCGCCTCGTCGGTCGGCGCGGACGGCGGCAGGTCACCCACCGGCCGCTCGGGCAGCACACCGAAGAGCATCATCGTGCCGCCGGCTGGCGCGCCGTACACCGCGAACAGCCGCGCCTCGCCGGCCTCGGCCCGCAGCCCGGTCTCCTCGCGCAGCTCGCGGACCAGCGCCTCGGACCACTCCTCGCCGTACTCGACGAAACCGCCGGGCAGCGCCAGCTCACCCCGTGCCGGCTCGATGTCGCGGCGCACGGCCACCACGCCGAGCCCCGTGGGTGTGCGGACCGGCAGCACCGCCACCGCGACCGGCAGCGGGTTGCGCCACACCGTCTCCCCGCAGGCCGGGCAGACACGCGGCCACCCGGCGTCCGCCGGATAGGCCGCGCCGCAGAACGAGCAGTGCGAGTGCGCCGTCACGCCGCAGCACGTTACCCGCC
The genomic region above belongs to Micromonospora sp. WMMD1128 and contains:
- a CDS encoding ABC transporter ATP-binding protein, translating into MAGVAHPRPPSDPADPVDPSDPADPGEPVGGSALPELVDPHWMHRATELAHTGFWSVARRLPALVREATSLAWSTSRRDTAASLGLNIAAGVLTTLGLLATTGVLQQLFAAGPTPARIRAALPALAVAAAAVTGRGALTVAAGWAQARLIPQINFAVERRLFETTSEVELAAFDDAGFAEEMDRARDRGLVEAGALVNDTVNLVTGVVGVVATATAVTIIHPLLLPCLLVAAAPEAVTAVRMARRQHVDWLARITRRRRKWMLGDLMANRHTAAEIRAYQMRDFLLSEYRLMTRLETRAELRLARAQTITRGIGLSVTGIATFGLYLVLGALLTGGVVALAAAATALLALQSARGNLRTAIFATNSLYEDALYYQDYRDFLDRAGRRIPSGGDRPVDGFDRMDLDRVSLRYPDTDGAAVDEVSLSFRRGEVVALVGENGSGKTTLAKLIAGLYRPTGGTIRWDGVDAAELDPRQIAAQVAVMSQDWWKFPFTARQNIRVGRHDRAGRPGPSVEAAARDAAAHDMISELPFGYDTLLDRQFKDGQDLSGGQWQRLVAARGLYRDARLLICDEPSAALDARAEHALFQHLRRHPDRAVVLITHRLANVRHADRIFVLDHGRLVQSGDHDTLMTQDGPYRELFELQAAGYLAGAGEPAADR
- a CDS encoding aldo/keto reductase, whose product is MRYRVLGGTGIEVSVHCLGTMMFGAVGNPDHDDCVRITHAALDRGVNMVDTADMYSAGESEVIVGKALRGRRDDVVLATKVHFPMGEGPNRGGNSRRWIVHEVEQSLRRLGTDWIDLYQVHRPDHTTDVEETLGVLTDLVRAGKIRAFGCSTYPADEIVEAQHVAERRALGRFRTEQPPYSILARGIETSVLPVCHRYRMGVLVWSPLASGFLSGRYRRDRPVDLTTGRPALTPARFDPALPGNAAKYAAVEQLAALADEVGCTLPELAVAFTAAHPAVTSTIIGPRTMDQLDALLAGATLTLDDAVLDRIDEIVPPGTNLYQPDGAWAPPSLTDPALRRRPRSERAAA
- a CDS encoding RNA 2'-phosphotransferase, with protein sequence MEHRDLVRVSKRMSLALRHRPDRFGLTLDRAGWAPVADLLAALRISRTDLDAVVAGNDKQRFAVEPGPDGIDRVRANQGHSVPVDLGLTPAVPPSRLFHGTGEAVLTAIRAQGLRRGRRHHVHLSPDVATARRVGARRAGAVVVLSVDAAAMAEHGHLFYRSANGVWLTDTVPPAYLAVSTS
- a CDS encoding NUDIX domain-containing protein, whose translation is MTAHSHCSFCGAAYPADAGWPRVCPACGETVWRNPLPVAVAVLPVRTPTGLGVVAVRRDIEPARGELALPGGFVEYGEEWSEALVRELREETGLRAEAGEARLFAVYGAPAGGTMMLFGVLPERPVGDLPPSAPTDEATEWVVLTEPVELAFSTHTRVLADFLAGQRPA